TATTTCTCTTCAATAATTATAAACAATGTTGTGGTTTTAAATGCAATAAGATGAAAGCAAGTTCTTGCATGAGTTTTGGTTCTTGTCTGCATTGAAAAATGAGGACTTGTGTATATTAAATGTAACTTTTTATGTTCACAGAAGCTCAAATCAGATTTCTTAAGGCAAAGTTACGTGTGATGCAGGAAGACCTGGTAAATATAGTGTTTGAATGCAGGAAAAAGGTAAGGGATTGATTTTTTAATCTAGAAATAGGTTCCTCTTTAACAAACAATCCCAAAACAGAATTCTCTCAACTTTTCTGTTTCAAGTATTAAGAGTGAAcgttctattttttttaaatatcgtATAAATTTAGAATCAGGGGTGGTAATTTCTGTATAAGTGTGATCTTGGACTAAAAGCTTTCAAAATGCACttaatggaaaataatttgggGCAGGAGAGAGCCACTGGGAATGAAGACATGCCCCAGCTGTAGGGCCACTGTGGTTCTGCAAAGTCTCAAACCATCTccttcctgctgggaaggagagcagagcctgagaaaaaggaggagaagctgGTGGTGAAATGCAGATGGTGGAGTACAGAGAGAAGGGGagtgtgcccagagctggctgctgggatGAGATGGATGTTTAGGGTAAAATGAGAAATAGAGCGGCTTGAGATACAGAAAATCTTGAGAAATACAGTCAGGTGCTTTCAGTGTCATCAGTGGATCAAAGTGTGGAAAGAGCTTCCATTTTAAGTGGAATATTGTAATCAAAATAGAAATTAGGCTTTCTCTGTTCTCAAGAGTACAATTGATGCAGAGGACAGTATTTGGAATTACGTGCCTGGCCAGGTCAGCCTGAACTTAAGGCATTGTGAGGCTACTCACTGTTAGAATGTACAAGTGAGTTTTATAATCTGCACTGTCTGGCAGGATATTTTAAAGTGATGCTCAAACAGCTCTTGAATGGTAAAAACTTAAGTAGTTCATATCTGTCTGCCAGAGAAATCACTTCTTATTCATGTATTTGTAATCAAGCAAGGTTTTTGAACTAACTTTCTATTTTACATAACTGCACTATTTTTATTTGTGATCTCTTAACTTCAGAATGCTTTTTTCCACCTATTCCCCAGGCCCAAAAGTGATGATGATATTAAGAACATATGGCAAAACACCTATGTGTTTTCTTCCAAGCTTTTAATTTAGCCTTAAGGAGCAGGATGACAGTAAATGGGTTTTTTGAGATAAGTACATGAACAAAATCTTTAGAAGTAATTAGATTTTGATATTTTATATCTGTACTTTATTTTTATCAACACAGGTGCTTCTGCATTTCAATACTTCTATGATGTGATCAGAAGAAAGTTAGTACATtaaattttaaagtaattttcaaatCAAATTTAATTTTGTCAGTAGCTATTGAACTTCATCATTCCATGCCAAAATCATGACAGAATTCAGTTACTGTAGCAGATGACAGAAGACAACCTTGTACTTTTTCTAGTCCTGCTCTCTTAGCACTTTGTATGTAAATTTATCATTTTGGGTTCTAGTTTCTCTGGTGTGAAAATAACTATTACATTCAGAAGGTCacaaaaatttcattttggCAAAGCCTTGAGATAGATTCTGGGTTTGGTTCCAATTCACAGTCCACTTGTTATAAGGAAGCCATAAATCTGTTTCAATTTCAAGAGGTGGGAGTCTCTGAGGTGCATGAAGTCATGAGAAGCTTAGGATAAAACATTCAGATTTCTCAGGTGGGAAGCTGGTATTCCAAGGGACTGAGAGAACAGCAGAGACAGacttttttcacagaaattcCCTTTCTGTACGTGCCTTGGTTTCTTTTGCTTAAAGAAAAGCAGGGCATAATGTGTCTCTGAAACAATCTAGATTAGTATTCACTTACAATGTTTGAAAGgttataaaagaaaaatgcctTGAATTATAATGCTTAATGTGGGATGTAATTGCCAGTAGGTCATGAATCTAAGACGGGACTCACTTCATGTTAAGAGAATCTTAAATTTGAATTCTTGATGTATCCTGGATCATTAGCTTGCTTTTAAGCCAAAACCAGATAATCTCCTGAAATATAATGGGGTGGTTTATCAGTAATTatattctcttctttttcccataatttttcctaatatgtGCATTTAGCTATTCTCACAAAAAATGTCACAAGATATCTATGTACCACTGTTATTCATATAATTCTATAACATTTTGATTATTTTCAAACCCTTTGAGCTATGAGAAATGTTTTACATACTGCTACAAGACAGTTTCAAGTAAAAGACTGCAgaatattaaatgaaaaaagtGTTACTGGTTTTTAAAGAATTATCTTGGTAAaatggtgttttgttttctttgtcttACTTGTTGCTATTTCTAAATCTACAGCACATATATTCTTACCACCTTTTATTTACAAGACATTATTACTGCATTACCCTCCTGCTTCCTTGCAAtcattatttgggtttttttgctaattACTGCCATACAGGATGATGAAAATCAGAATTTAGGAACTCGGCTTAAAGATACTGAAGAAGAAAACTCAAGACTGCAACGAACAACCAGCCTTCAGCAGTCTCAGATTGAGAAGTACAAAATGTTGTCacaagaagcaaacaaaaaaactgaaaggTTACAACAAGAGGTCACTGCACTAGAAAAGGTATTGCAGATATTAGTCTTATTTATctcaaaaaagggaaaaacccacATCAAATTACCCTCTGTTCCCTGATGGAGTGATAGAGCCATGTCCAAAGATCTCATTAATGTTTCAATGTCTGTTAATTTATaagttgtatttttaaatggcctaatttttttaaggaagaaataatgtattttgctaactttttcttctgcttttacagtcatatatttctgtgttttggaATTAAATTCCTATGTAAAAGACACACAAGAAACAAAACTACCTTTTCAGAAACTGCTgtcaaatttaaaaacaaatcctgaaaattctattttttgggttttaattataatttttttaattgcttctgTAAATTCTATTGCAAGCTGTAGAACCTagtgaacttttttttttttttaaagcacctGCAGCTTATAATAGTATCTTGTGCAGGTGAGGGCAGGGATGTGCTTGTTGTTGGAAATGGAGaagcaggccctgcagtgtggcTGAGCCCAGGTGAGCgtggctgctgtcccccagcagtgccgtgcccagcacaggagatgGCTGCAGACACAGCTTGCTTTGTTTGCAGCTTCATCTTAGGGCAGcatgtgtttttctttaattactCAGAGCTAGAGAGGTTGACTTCAAAACCATGGAATACATAAAGAGTTGGGTAGTACTTGTAATACAACCAGGAGAATGTTGCACTTAAAAAATTAGGGAAAACAGAACACAGCTCAGCCCATCAAAGGCTCATACTTTCATTAATCATAGTATGGATTCATGTGGGCATGCTTGTGTCTTAATGTTTCATAGTTCTGGCATTTTAAAACTAACATGGTCTTTGTGGCTTTTTGTGCAGATACTTGGAGGTTTTAAATTCCCTTAAACTGAttgtgaagaaaaatattcagtaCTAGTGTTTATGCTGCTCACAGTCAATAGGGCCTAGAGATTTATAGTAATTTAGTTCCTTCTCTTAAAGCAAGACAGGATAAATTATATTCAAACCATCTGGGACATAAGTTTGTTTAACCTGTACTTACAGCTTTCTGGAGTGGGAATTTCCATCACTTCCTTGCACACAGTCACAGTTAGAGAGTATTTAGGAAATGGGATGAAAGGTTTATTCACTTCCCCTGCACAGGTACTGTAGCCAGAATATGATCACTTCCCTCACTGGTCTTTGCTTTGGATTTACCATCCTCAGTTGCTAGAAATGTTCCTCATAGATGGTGTTTTCTAAAATTCATCAAGGTTGCCAGTTAGCCCTGGTCATGAAAAATAGTGGTAATCCTTTAAAATACTAAGACAGCAAGAAAAGCAAGTATGTGTAATGAAAGATTCTCTGCAAATTTGGAAGTTACTTTACATAGTTCCTCTGCTATAATAAATTATCTAACTGCAAAAACCATGCATGTAAAAATCATTTTGCAGTAACTGCTTAAATCTCCAGTGGATTTAGAAGACTAAAAACTGCTCTATTTTTTAGATATGAAGTATTATTCAGCCCTATTTAATTAATGTAGTGTAGATCAATTCCAGACATGTTTAAAAACAATTTCCTGTGAACACAGGCTTGAAATGGTGCTACTGTGCTGCTGAACTCTCATGACTCTTTCAGTCTGGAGAAAGTTTTCTGTATAGCTGAGAGCACAAATGTAACCtctgattttggggctttttttgctttttctgttgtTGCAATGTAGATGATGGTAGACCTAAGGGGTGATACATGCTTCCCCAAACTCCTTAGATTATCAAgttttttaaattcattaatCCCCCAGGTACTTTTTGTATGTGCCTATGCAAAGATTCTCACCTGCTTTTCACAATTTACCTGAAACATGGTAActgtttcattatttttacattttcttcttttggtgTTCAGTTTCTGTAAACATTACTGCTGCAGCACCCACCTAAGGCAGTAACTGAATTCTGATACTCCCAGAAATTtccatctttttctttccagcattccaatttttttctatCTAGTTGATCACATAAATGCTATCACCTCTCTCATCTCTTTTTCACCCCTGGTCTACAAGAACATTCCTTTCTTTGTGTTCTCTCTCACTTATTCAGCCAAGCTCTAATGTTACATAGTGGTCTGGGAAACACCAAAGTCCTACTCTTTTTTTAGGCTTTTGTGCTGGAGGTTATCACTTGCCTTGAAGAAAGGCTTGATGTTAAGTACACCTTCCTTCAAAACTGTTTTTTGGGGAGGTGTTTCAGAACTTCCTAAAGAtagcagtgctgcctgcactgctgctgggagGACAGAAGGTTCCTGCTGAGGGTTACTCGTGGGCCATCACAGCCCCTGCTGATCCTCAAGTGCCTCAGCCATGGCAGAACAGTGGGGAAAATCCAGAAACTGAAATGGGatgcaattttaaaatacagtagTTTATCCTCCCCACTCTTAGAGAAATATTACATGAGAAAACTAATCCAGCTTTGACTTAAAGTATTGAAGAAATGGCAGAAACCTTGCCTAGttacaaaataaaacatttatttcaggCATTTTTAAGATTAAAAACTTGGAGTCTAATATATTTAACAATATACCCTCAATAGATGACTTGCAAAAAAGTCCTTGATAAGGTATTATGTGTGACAGCAAATGTCAAAAATCCCTAAAAGAATTCTTAGAATTCTTTCATTAAATGATCTGATTAGCTGATAAGTCATTTGCATCGCATGTGGACGATTTTTTTGGTCATTAAATGCTTGAAAGACTATTCCAAAGCTTTTCATATTAATGCAGAATAAAATATATAGCACAAAAGATGTCACAGACTTCATTCACAACTCCATCATCTTGATACAAGACAAAGAGGTCAGGTAGTATGTATTTCTTGGATAATTGATGTGGAAGTCTTGAGTAACCACCACAGAACAGGTGTAGAATTGAGAAAATAGAACAGTTGCTTAGAAATGAGGCAGTCTGAGGGCCCCCTCATTATCCATAAGTCCCCTCTCTACCTTGATTTGGTTAAAAGAAACTTCCTGTGCCCATTACTAAAAAtttgatattttaaagaaagaccctatttctttttcataaaacaCAAGATGTGCTCTTTCTGCTAGAgttgtttatttcttttactCTGTATGTTATCTATATTGCCTGATCTTTAGTCTCATTATTCTGCTCCTCAGGTTGGTTTCTTTCTCTCATTTCCTCACTTACAGCACTATGAAATACTGTCAGCAGAGTCAAGAGACAACTGCTTTGATTGGTGCCATAACACTTGATGAACTCTTTTCTCCCAGATGAAACAGTTACTACCCTCAGCCATCTGCAGCAGGCTGCTTTCACTTCTTGGTGGTAATTGCATGTGGTAATCTCTGGGGCAAAGAGGTCAAAGGAGCAGGTGGGAACACCAGCCACCATTCCAAAATCTGTCACGGAGCGGACACAgtgatattttttctctttttctgattGGTCATACCAGGTCTTTCAATCTTATATGATCAGCTTCACAATTTACCCCAAgagaagcttaaaaaaaataaagatgagaAAGATCCTTTTTCAagatttcaaaggaaaatggaTTGTTTTAATGGTAGAATTGTCTTTGAGACAGATTCTGTTACAGGCCAAAGAAGTTCACtgactcttcagctttttgtgTGTTGTTGATACAGGATTCACTAGAACACCATTATTCATGATGTTTTTCTTGGTTTGTCCTTTGCTTCTTCAATAGGAATTGGAGGGTCTAAAGCGTGCCCAAAAGCAGGCTGCAGCCACTCAGAGTGCAACAGAGGTTCGCTTAAACAGGGCCTTGGAAGAAGTGGAGAAGTACAAAGTGGAGCTGAATAAACTGAAGCAAAGCAACAAGGTACTATGGCTTAGGAAAGCAATTTCCAGTCTGTAATCACTCAGTAATGCTAGAATGAGACAAAAAGCTTGATGGGCTTTGGAAGCTTTGTATCTCTTACAGGCAGCCCCAAAATTAACTTGGAGCAAGTCACAAAAGGCCTCAATAAGTTATCTTAGAGGATACTACTGCAACCTCTGCAGGAGGAAGAAATGTATAGAATGAAGTTAAAGCCTTTCTgattttcctcatttctgtgAAAATGAGACATGTTTAGAAAGAGGGAGAAGTTCACATACAAAGGCAAACCATGGCTCTTATTGccaagattttttcttttttaagcttTAATGTGGGAGTATTTTGATtaattccatttcttttcagaagtgTCATGTGTGGCTACTGTTTGTCATTTTCTTATGTAATTCAGGTTTCATTAGTTAAAGCACCATTTCcataatttctccttttcttcccttggTAGGATGTAGCTAATCAAGAACTCAAAATGATCGAAGagttaaaagcagaaaacaagaaaCTGCAGAAACAAAAAGGAGAGCTAATTACAGGttttaaaaagcagttaaaATTAATTGATATTTTGAAGAGACAAAAGGTAAGGAGCAGACTATGGGTGTATTTCAATTAACAACCTCTAGCTAAAGGCATCTACTGTCCAGTAAAGTAATCCTGAAAACTATAAGTTTACATGGAAGGAAATTAAAATGAGAAGAAAGTATACTAAGAGATATTTCccaaatcaaattattttccacTTACTAGTTCAATCAcacttttcatttaaaatacttgggatgtgtgtgtgtgcagtcaTTCCCATCAGTTCTCATTCTGGGGCTGCATGAGACGTGTAGAGCTATGGGCTGGACAGGACCTTAACAGCACAGAGTGGGTCAGCTCCAATTGCTTACTCTGCAGAATCTCCTGGATTCATTTGGGGATGGAGTCAGTGCACTTCTTGCACCCTCAAACCAAAGCTGTAAGACAGCTAAAGCAAGCAATGTATGGTGGCTTGTTGAGCAGAACCTCCTTTAAGAAGGGCCAGCCTTAGAGATAAGAAAGTAGAACATTTTATTTACCCTTGGAGTACTCAGTGATCACCAGACATTTAGTAAACACTTTTGAAGCTGTTGAGCCCCAAGAGGAAGAATAGTTCTGGATGAAGTGGCAACTTAAGTGTGTGTATTTTGCACCCTGATGCTAAGAACTGAGAATTGCAATATGAAACTACACTCTTGAATGTGGAATAGCTCCCCAACACAGGGCAAAGGAGGACAGGTAAGTGGAATAAAAGGAAGTGGGGCTGCTTATGTATTTCCAGTGCAAGAGAATTTTTCTGGCAGTAACAAGAAGCAGAGGAGGTCCTGGGGATTTACCTAACAGCAGTAGTGCTAACTTAGCCTTTGGCTGGCCCTTCTAGCTCTGAAGTTTTATTTTGAGAATGAAAACTACACAGCATTCACTCAAAATCTGTTCTTTCAGATGAGGTAGCTTGTTGTCCTCTGGGACATGAATTCACTGAAATGGGTGTcacagagcagcatttctgtttgACTGGCAACCAAACCCATGGTCTCAGACAGATGTCACAAACTgcattaaatacatttttaagcAATTACTAATGCTGTATCAGAACTGCAGCTAGGAGAGAAAGCCACTTATCTTTTCTTACAAAAAGTGTTACTCACAGAAGAAGGATGCTGTGAGTTGTCCTTTCTGAAGAGACTGGGGCTAACCCTGCCCCTTGCAGCTTCTGGCAGAAGGCACTGGGGAAGGGCAGCTGAAGCTCACATGTGCTCAGTACTCACAATCAGTGGAAGGATTCAAGTCTGATTCAAACAGGCCTTTTGTTGAATGAATTAGAAAAACCTGATTTAGGCTAATTGTGTAATATTTGTGTGGCAGCTTCAGATGCACAGAGCAGACAGAACCTGAAGAATGATAGAGGGAAAATATTCCCCAAAGACATTAAATATCAGGAGTAGGATGAGATTTACTTTGTACTAGCTTTAATGTTAAATTGTATATTGATTAGCTTAAAAGAACATGGACCAAGTTTTCTTATATGTGTTCTTCAGAAGTCACAAGAGTTGTCAGATTTTCAGGAATTTCTttattaatgaattaattattaattattaattgctttattaaacCCCATAAAATATCCCAGTTAGCCAGGATTTTGTATTGCTCATTCACACTATTTTAccttctcacttttttttttttttagatgcaCATTGAAGCTGCCAAGATGCTTTCTTTTACTGAAGAGGAATTCATGAAAGCTCTTGAGTGGGGAAATTATTGATCCCATTAAATACCTTCTGTTTGAAAGATGAGTCAGATGGTACATTATTTTGAGACTGTATATGAGTCCTTGTTAATTGTTAATAACTGTACATCCCACTAAATTGattttgttgatttttcttATGTTTAAATAGTTAAACTTTTGTCAGCCTGATAGCTTGTGTTGTAATGTCATATGAAACACAAATTTCTACTTCATTGTCAGGCCAAAGTGCCCATTCTGTAAGGAGCAGAGAAACACAGACCATGCAAGGAATATTCCAACAAATGAACTTTGTTATTAGTTTGCTCTGTTCTAGCATTTAAAACTGTACCTTACCTATGGTCATATTCAGTCCAAGGAAGTCAGGATTTAGTCTCAGAAAATTCCTTGTTGCAACAGAAATAAACTAACCAGTGATCCACTTGAGAAGAAAATGTCATGTCCTTTTTAAAACACGTGGTTGGAAAATTGGCCTTGTCTGTTCTCTGTAACAGATCTCCCTCAAAGCTAGCTGGTCTGGCATCTAATTTAAGCACCAACAGCTCTTTTATAGAAATGCCCATAACTTGTTTTAGCAATTACATCTGAGCGCCCCTGGCTGGCATAACCATACATGAGACTTGCCCCTCATCACCCAGACAGACTCCACAGTCCCATGGAGCTGTATGGAAAACTGTTCCTCCAATCCAGGTGGAAGTGTTCAACCTTTCCCTGgccatcagctcctgctttggGATACAGGCAGGAGCAATGACTCCGTATTCCCAGGTGCTCTACAAGCATCACACCCATCAAAATTTCATTATTCATCATTGTAATCAATAACTAGAAAGGGTAGAAGAGCTGAGCCTATTGTGTGTATATTAATGAACAGGACCAATACAAGCCTGTGCTGCTTGCATGAACCTCTGCCACACCTCAGCTATTTCAATGGATTCATCCCTCAGAGTAAGTGAGTAAGAACATGGGACAAAACCAGTCAGTTTATGCAGTGAAAGAAAGGTATAAACAGTAGTTCTGACCTCAGAATGACACAACATATCTGCTTAGAGCCTACCAGTGAAGTACCTCAGCTCTACCTCGTGGAGATGAGACACACTGCATTTGAATGAGGGCTGTTGTAGTGTAGTGCCAGTGCAGCCACATCTTCCCAGAACCAGTGCATTAGGAGAATCCTTCAGTCCAGACTGGAATACACATACTAGGTTAGGTTTCTGCTGCTTGCTGCAGAAAACATTTCTAACATTACTACTTGACTAACTAAAAATAATTGAGAACTCCAGAACAGTTTATTGATGAAAAATTCAAGTGGACTTCTATAAAATGGACTTccaaaaaatgcaaatgcaCTTCTAAAAAACTAACTGTTCATCCGTTTAGAACTTTGGTTTTAAAATGAAGGCTGTCAATGCTATTAAAAAAGAATTCCTCACTGTTAAAAGCAAATGGAAGTTTTCACTGGGAATCCGATGACACCTAGTGgcaaagcaggagctgagctgagaGAAGGTTCAGCTCTCTTCTGAAAGTTCATTACCTCTTCTCTGCTGGTAAGCCAACCTGAAATCTTCTCCAAGCATGTTAATATCGTTTTCATCTTTGAGTATTCCCTGCATTAACAGGAAAGAAACATCAGAAGGTAAAACCAAGCAGAGACATTACTATGGCTCTCTGAAATTTTCTATGGAGAAAGTATGGTATCCATAA
Above is a genomic segment from Agelaius phoeniceus isolate bAgePho1 chromosome 13, bAgePho1.hap1, whole genome shotgun sequence containing:
- the TEX9 gene encoding testis-expressed protein 9 isoform X2; the encoded protein is MSAVGAARRGGDLPGVQRAAGSPQALAGPGALSGAWLAKEEQYKRLNAELEAKTEILVRQAEELMKGQQKILSQPVSAQSKSPEDDRQSSKIRNVEVQSADGVAILEDCIGFSLTKTISKVEERLKKGVLPDCQDDDIFPRVGNEMGAEAQIRFLKAKLRVMQEDLVNIVFECRKKDDENQNLGTRLKDTEEENSRLQRTTSLQQSQIEKYKMLSQEANKKTERLQQEVTALEKELEGLKRAQKQAAATQSATEVRLNRALEEVEKYKVELNKLKQSNKDVANQELKMIEELKAENKKLQKQKGELITGFKKQLKLIDILKRQKMHIEAAKMLSFTEEEFMKALEWGNY
- the TEX9 gene encoding testis-expressed protein 9 isoform X4: MGRTAGKNHEENLKDTMRDPLCSEVSSLTHSLAKVENKKKFPSVPTAQNRPYSANKGKRTTSSSKIRNVEVQSADGVAILEDCIGFSLTKTISKVEERLKKGVLPDCQDDDIFPRVGNEMGAEAQIRFLKAKLRVMQEDLVNIVFECRKKDDENQNLGTRLKDTEEENSRLQRTTSLQQSQIEKYKMLSQEANKKTERLQQEVTALEKELEGLKRAQKQAAATQSATEVRLNRALEEVEKYKVELNKLKQSNKDVANQELKMIEELKAENKKLQKQKGELITGFKKQLKLIDILKRQKMHIEAAKMLSFTEEEFMKALEWGNY
- the TEX9 gene encoding testis-expressed protein 9 isoform X1 produces the protein MSAVGAARRGGDLPGVQRAAGSPQALAGPGALSGAWLAKEEQYKRLNAELEAKTEILVRQAEELMKGQQKILSQPVSAQSKSPEDDRQRDPLCSEVSSLTHSLAKVENKKKFPSVPTAQNRPYSANKGKRTTSSSKIRNVEVQSADGVAILEDCIGFSLTKTISKVEERLKKGVLPDCQDDDIFPRVGNEMGAEAQIRFLKAKLRVMQEDLVNIVFECRKKDDENQNLGTRLKDTEEENSRLQRTTSLQQSQIEKYKMLSQEANKKTERLQQEVTALEKELEGLKRAQKQAAATQSATEVRLNRALEEVEKYKVELNKLKQSNKDVANQELKMIEELKAENKKLQKQKGELITGFKKQLKLIDILKRQKMHIEAAKMLSFTEEEFMKALEWGNY
- the TEX9 gene encoding testis-expressed protein 9 isoform X5, coding for MQEDLVNIVFECRKKDDENQNLGTRLKDTEEENSRLQRTTSLQQSQIEKYKMLSQEANKKTERLQQEVTALEKELEGLKRAQKQAAATQSATEVRLNRALEEVEKYKVELNKLKQSNKDVANQELKMIEELKAENKKLQKQKGELITGFKKQLKLIDILKRQKMHIEAAKMLSFTEEEFMKALEWGNY
- the TEX9 gene encoding testis-expressed protein 9 isoform X3, whose translation is MKGQQKILSQPVSAQSKSPEDDRQRDPLCSEVSSLTHSLAKVENKKKFPSVPTAQNRPYSANKGKRTTSSSKIRNVEVQSADGVAILEDCIGFSLTKTISKVEERLKKGVLPDCQDDDIFPRVGNEMGAEAQIRFLKAKLRVMQEDLVNIVFECRKKDDENQNLGTRLKDTEEENSRLQRTTSLQQSQIEKYKMLSQEANKKTERLQQEVTALEKELEGLKRAQKQAAATQSATEVRLNRALEEVEKYKVELNKLKQSNKDVANQELKMIEELKAENKKLQKQKGELITGFKKQLKLIDILKRQKMHIEAAKMLSFTEEEFMKALEWGNY